One segment of Panicum virgatum strain AP13 chromosome 1K, P.virgatum_v5, whole genome shotgun sequence DNA contains the following:
- the LOC120697226 gene encoding pentatricopeptide repeat-containing protein At3g16010-like — protein sequence MARRGAQILAARGISSSPRLARRLKQTESEIVRMFYPPVRQCEEPIATVGPRYTHSVRVLDERFIRILKIFKWGPDAEKALEVLMLRVDHWLVREVMKTDVGVNVKMQFFRWAAKRRNYEHDTSTYMALIRCLDVVEQYGEMWKMIQEMVRNPICVVTPTELSEVIRMLGNAKMISKAIAIFYQIKARKCQPTAQAYNSMIIMLMHEGQYEKVHELYNEMSNEGHCLPDTVTYSTLIFAFCKLGRHDSAIRLLNEMKENGMQPTAKIYTMLIALFFKLDDVHGALSLFEEMRCQYCRPDVFTYTELIRGLGKAGRIDEAYHFFHEMQREGCRPDTIVMNNMINFLGKAGRLDDAIKLFQEMEMLRCIPSVVTYNTIIKAVFESKSHASEVPSWFERMKGSGISPSSFTYSILIDGFCKTNRTEKAMMLLEEMDEKGFPPCPAAYCSLIDALGKAKRCDLACELFQELKENCGTSSARVYAVMIKHLGKAGRLDDAINMFEEMNQLGCTPDVYAYNALMSGLARKGMLDEALTTMRRMQEHGCIPDINSYNIILNGLAKTGGPHRAMEMLSNMKQSAIRPDVVSYNTVLGALSHAGMFEEAAKLMKEMNTLGFEYDLITYSSILEAIGNVDHE from the coding sequence AAAGTGAGATTGTTCGGATGTTTTATCCTCCAGTACGCCAGTGTGAGGAGCCAATAGCAACCGTTGGGCCAAGATACACACACTCTGTACGTGTCTTGGATGAGAGGTTCATTAGGATCCTCAAGATTTTCAAGTGGGGCCCTGATGCTGAGAAGGCACTGGAGGTTCTCATGCTTAGAGTTGATCACTGGTTGGTACGAGAGGTTATGAAAACTGATGTTGGGGTCAACGTGAAGATGCAGTTCTTCAGATGGGCTGCAAAGAGGAGGAATTATGAGCATGATACATCCACATACATGGCGTTGATACGTTGTTTGGACGTAGTAGAGCAGTATGGCGAGATGTGGAAGATGATCCAAGAAATGGTACGGAATCCCATTTGTGTTGTCACCCCGACAGAGCTGTCAGAGGTAATTCGGATGTTGGGGAATGCTAAGATGATCAGCAAGGCAATTGCAATCTTCTACCAAATTAAAGCACGGAAGTGTCAGCCAACTGCACAGGCATATAATAGCATGATAATAATGTTGATGCATGAGGGACAATATGAGAAAGTCCATGAACTATACAATGAGATGAGCAATGAGGGTCATTGCCTCCCGGACACTGTGACATACAGCACACTGATTTTTGCTTTCTGCAAACTCGGTCGTCATGATTCAGCAATTCGGTTGTTGAATGAGATGAAGGAGAATGGAATGCAGCCAACTGCTAAGATATATACCATGTTAATAGCTTTGTTCTTCAAATTGGACGATGTCCATGGAGCATTGAGTTTATTTGAAGAGATGAGGTGTCAGTATTGCCGGCCAGATGTGTTTACTTACACTGAGTTGATCAGAGGTCTTGGTAAAGCCGGGAGAATAGATGAAGCGTATCACTTCTTCCATGAAATGCAGCGGGAAGGCTGCAGGCCAGACACAATTGTTATGAATAATATGATAAATTTCTTAGGGAAGGCTGGTCGTTTGGATGATGCTATTAAGCTGTTTCAGGAGATGGAAATGCTGCGGTGCATTCCTAGTGTTGTGACATACAATACAATAATAAAAGCAGTTTTTGAATCAAAATCTCATGCTTCTGAGGTTCCATCGTGGTTCGAGAGAATGAAGGGAAGTGGAATCTCCCCTAGTTCATTCACCTATTCTATCCTGATTGACGGATTCTGCAAAACCAACAGGACGGAGAAGGCCATGATGCTACTGGAGGAGATGGATGAAAAGGGCTTCCCTCCATGTCCTGCGGCATATTGCAGCCTGATTGATGCTCTTGGAAAAGCTAAGCGCTGTGATCTTGCCTGTGAGCTTTTTCAGGAACTAAAAGAAAACTGTGGCACCTCCAGTGCTCGGGTATATGCAGTGATGATAAAACATTTAGGAAAGGCGGGACGGCTTGATGATGCTATAAATATGTTTGAGGAAATGAATCAACTCGGTTGTACTCCTGATGTTTATGCTTACAATGCTCTAATGTCCGGATTAGCAAGAAAGGGCATGCTTGATGAAGCTCTTACTACAATGAGAAGAATGCAAGAGCATGGGTGTATTCCTGATATCAATTCCTACAATATTATCCTGAATGGTCTGGCAAAAACAGGTGGACCTCATCGTGCTATGGAGATGCTTTCTAACATGAAACAGTCTGCAATAAGACCTGATGTTGTCTCTTATAATACTGTCCTTGGTGCTTTGAGTCATGCTGGCATGTTTGAGGAGGCAGCAAAGTTGATGAAAGAGATGAATACACTGGGGTTCGAGTATGATCTTATTACGTATTCATCTATACTTGAGGCTATTGGAAATGTTGATCATGAATAA
- the LOC120697237 gene encoding protein CbxX, chromosomal-like isoform X2 translates to MAVKNSSCEPTSLLLERGAHIEAKANNGMTPLHLAVWHALQAGDCSTVSVLLSYNADCFAKDDEGKMPLNHIPGGAGCEKLLKLLSCHMEEQRKRKALMSCREGKAMAEFEEAISQIVGLQELKMQLHRWARGMLFDEKRRAMGLGIASRRAPHMAFLGNPGTGKTMVARILGKLLHMVGVLPTHKVTEVQRTDLVGEFVGHTGPKTRRKIQDAEGGILFVDEAYRLIPMQKSDDKDYGLEALEEIMSVMDSGKLVVIFAGYCEPMKRVIASNDGFCRRVTKFFYFEDFSTTELAEILHMKMKNPSESSLLYGFKLHPSCSIEVIGELIGRETTEERRKQMNGGLVDTLLINARENLDLRLDFNCIDADTMITITLEDLEAGLRQISRQRQLQ, encoded by the exons ATGGCAgtgaaaaatagttcttgtgaGCCAACAAGTCTACTTCTTGAACGTGGTGCACACATAGAAGCCAAAGCCAAT AACGGCATGACACCATTGCATTTGGCTGTCTGGCACGCACTTCAAGCTGGAGATTGCAGCACCGTCAGCGTGTTGCTCAGCTACAATGCAGATTGCTTTGCAAAAGATGAT GAAGGCAAAATGCCTTTAAATCATATTCCAGGAGGAGCAGGTTGTGAGAAGTTGCTGAAACTCCTCAGCTGTCATATGGAGGAGCAAAGAAAACGGAAAGCCCTCATGTCATGCCGCGAAGGGAAAGCAATGGCAGAGTTTGAAGAGGCGATATCACAAATTGTTGGACTGCAAGAGCTAAAAATGCAATTACATCGATGGGCAAGGGGAATGCTTTTTGATGAGAAGCGACGGGCTATGGGCTTAGGGATTGCTAGTAGAAGAGCTCCCCATATGGCATTTCTTGGCAATCCAGGAACTG GCAAAACTATGGTTGCTCGAATTCTTGGAAAGCTACTTCATATGGTTGGAGTTCTCCCCACCCACAAAGTTACTGAAGTTCAGAGAACTGATCTTGTTGGAGAATTTGTGGGGCATACTGGACCAAAGACTAGGAGGAAG ATACAGGATGCTGAGGGAGGTATTCTTTTCGTGGACGAAGCTTACAGGTTGATACCAATGCAAAAATCCGATGACAAGGATTATGGTTTAGAAGCCTTGGAGGAGATAATGTCGGTAATGGACAGTGGCAAGCTAGTTGTCATATTTGCTGGGTACTGTGAGCCAATGAAGCGTGTCATCGCCTCAAATGATGGCTTCTGTAGGAGAGTCACAAAATTCTTCTATTTTGAGGATTTCAGCACGACAGAACTAGCAGAGATCCTACATATGAAGATGAAGAACCCAAGTGAGAGCAGCTTACTTTATGGGTTCAAACTGCACCCAAGCTGCAGCATTGAGGTCATTGGAGAGCTGATTGGCAGAGAGACCACCGAAGAGCGGCGGAAACAGATGAATGGAGGCCTTGTAGACACGCTGCTCATCAATGCCCGTGAGAACCTGGACCTACGCCTTGATTTCAACTGCATCGATGCTGATACAATGATCACAATCACGTTGGAAGACCTGGAAGCAGGGCTTCGGCAGATCTCCCGACAACGGCAGTTGCAGTGA
- the LOC120697237 gene encoding protein CbxX, chromosomal-like isoform X1 yields the protein MPGSQNGGPRPRPAKVETIHGVARAGDLAGVQRMLRENPALLNDKNPVMCQTPLHVAAGYNNTEIVKFLLNWQGTEMVDLEAKNMYGETPLHMAVKNSSCEPTSLLLERGAHIEAKANNGMTPLHLAVWHALQAGDCSTVSVLLSYNADCFAKDDEGKMPLNHIPGGAGCEKLLKLLSCHMEEQRKRKALMSCREGKAMAEFEEAISQIVGLQELKMQLHRWARGMLFDEKRRAMGLGIASRRAPHMAFLGNPGTGKTMVARILGKLLHMVGVLPTHKVTEVQRTDLVGEFVGHTGPKTRRKIQDAEGGILFVDEAYRLIPMQKSDDKDYGLEALEEIMSVMDSGKLVVIFAGYCEPMKRVIASNDGFCRRVTKFFYFEDFSTTELAEILHMKMKNPSESSLLYGFKLHPSCSIEVIGELIGRETTEERRKQMNGGLVDTLLINARENLDLRLDFNCIDADTMITITLEDLEAGLRQISRQRQLQ from the exons atgcCGGGGAGCCAGAACGGGGGCCCGAGGCCGCGGCCGGCCAAGGTCGAGACCATTCACGgcgtcgcgcgcgccggcgacctcgccggcgtccaGAGGATGCTGCGGGAGAACCCTGCCCTCCTCAACGATAAGAATCCCGTT ATGTGTCAAACACCACTTCATGTTGCTGCTGGCTACAACAATACAGAAATAGTCAAGTTCTTGCTTAACTGGCAAGGTACTGAAATGGTTGATCTGGAGGCAAAGAACATG TATGGTGAGACTCCTCTGCATATGGCAgtgaaaaatagttcttgtgaGCCAACAAGTCTACTTCTTGAACGTGGTGCACACATAGAAGCCAAAGCCAAT AACGGCATGACACCATTGCATTTGGCTGTCTGGCACGCACTTCAAGCTGGAGATTGCAGCACCGTCAGCGTGTTGCTCAGCTACAATGCAGATTGCTTTGCAAAAGATGAT GAAGGCAAAATGCCTTTAAATCATATTCCAGGAGGAGCAGGTTGTGAGAAGTTGCTGAAACTCCTCAGCTGTCATATGGAGGAGCAAAGAAAACGGAAAGCCCTCATGTCATGCCGCGAAGGGAAAGCAATGGCAGAGTTTGAAGAGGCGATATCACAAATTGTTGGACTGCAAGAGCTAAAAATGCAATTACATCGATGGGCAAGGGGAATGCTTTTTGATGAGAAGCGACGGGCTATGGGCTTAGGGATTGCTAGTAGAAGAGCTCCCCATATGGCATTTCTTGGCAATCCAGGAACTG GCAAAACTATGGTTGCTCGAATTCTTGGAAAGCTACTTCATATGGTTGGAGTTCTCCCCACCCACAAAGTTACTGAAGTTCAGAGAACTGATCTTGTTGGAGAATTTGTGGGGCATACTGGACCAAAGACTAGGAGGAAG ATACAGGATGCTGAGGGAGGTATTCTTTTCGTGGACGAAGCTTACAGGTTGATACCAATGCAAAAATCCGATGACAAGGATTATGGTTTAGAAGCCTTGGAGGAGATAATGTCGGTAATGGACAGTGGCAAGCTAGTTGTCATATTTGCTGGGTACTGTGAGCCAATGAAGCGTGTCATCGCCTCAAATGATGGCTTCTGTAGGAGAGTCACAAAATTCTTCTATTTTGAGGATTTCAGCACGACAGAACTAGCAGAGATCCTACATATGAAGATGAAGAACCCAAGTGAGAGCAGCTTACTTTATGGGTTCAAACTGCACCCAAGCTGCAGCATTGAGGTCATTGGAGAGCTGATTGGCAGAGAGACCACCGAAGAGCGGCGGAAACAGATGAATGGAGGCCTTGTAGACACGCTGCTCATCAATGCCCGTGAGAACCTGGACCTACGCCTTGATTTCAACTGCATCGATGCTGATACAATGATCACAATCACGTTGGAAGACCTGGAAGCAGGGCTTCGGCAGATCTCCCGACAACGGCAGTTGCAGTGA